Proteins co-encoded in one uncultured Bacteroides sp. genomic window:
- a CDS encoding DNA methyltransferase, with product MNIAQITDNLEKLVESFNKDTFIFNLLLAYGTPKATISRLQKGDKNMFSKEIAIIKKKLFFNSVEDEDLQTALNNLKHSEKVTKQSPRFIVVTDYETLLAYDTKTDESLDIPILEIAQHTDFFLPWAGMEKSKQQTENIADVRAAERMAKLYDEIRKDNPTTTHEEVHNLNVFLSRLLFCYFAEDTGIFDKDLFTKSIDYHTQKDGSDLSMYLDTLFEVMNTSQSARKNDLPAYIKAFPYVNGGLFRDQHAAPVFTRKSRQMLIDCGLSLQWQDINPDIFGSMIQAVITPEHRGGLGMHYTSVPNIMKVIEPLFLDELKEEFDAIVQTRRALSPYSDRAKLTFNALLKRIWNIKIFDPACGSGNFLIIAYKELRKLEMLIFKELGTLAFSEINLGNFYGIELDDFAHEVATLSLWLAEHQMNQAFMREFGRCKPALPLQETGNIVHGNACRIDWEMVCPKNKGDEIYILGNPPYLGGKGQSIEQKIDIEKIFKGEKNFKELDYIACWFLLAAKYIETKSKFAFVTTSSICEGAQVEQIWPLITNMNNEIYFAYIPFNWTNNAKNKAGVTCSIIGIRKLSTEKKYIFNRSIRKEVLKINGYLTSGDNIYITKNLESISRLPPMITGNSPYENGNLMLTPDEKLDLLTNYPNAKQFIRKVTGANEYINGIERWCLWIEDEKLPIALDIPPVFKRIENIKLFRAAGGDVARGLLNRPHKFRYTHTAKKSIIIIPIVSSSRREYIPLGFLPAEYIILSSAAAIYDSEPYIFSILTSKIHMNWVYLTSGKLRGDIRYLSALSYNTFPFPQISDKQKKELEQHIYNILGEREKHSEKTLAQLYDPEKMPDGLREAHRQNDLAVERCYRSRPFDSDEERLEYLFKLYEQMIEEEKEKGTLFGKPAKSTKKRI from the coding sequence ATGAACATTGCTCAAATAACCGACAATCTCGAAAAACTTGTTGAATCTTTCAATAAAGATACCTTTATTTTTAATCTACTTTTGGCTTACGGTACACCTAAAGCTACAATTAGCCGATTACAAAAAGGTGACAAAAATATGTTTTCGAAAGAAATAGCAATAATAAAAAAGAAACTATTTTTCAATTCCGTTGAAGATGAAGATTTACAAACAGCATTAAACAATCTAAAACATAGCGAAAAGGTAACCAAGCAATCACCTCGTTTCATTGTAGTTACTGATTATGAAACATTACTGGCTTACGATACCAAAACCGATGAATCATTAGACATTCCGATACTCGAAATTGCACAACATACAGATTTCTTTCTTCCTTGGGCAGGTATGGAAAAATCGAAGCAGCAAACGGAAAACATTGCTGATGTAAGAGCTGCCGAACGCATGGCAAAACTTTACGACGAAATTAGAAAAGATAATCCCACTACAACACACGAAGAAGTTCATAATCTGAACGTCTTTCTTTCTCGCTTACTATTTTGCTATTTTGCCGAAGATACAGGAATTTTCGACAAAGATTTATTTACCAAATCTATTGATTATCATACCCAGAAAGATGGTAGTGATCTAAGCATGTACCTCGATACCTTATTTGAGGTTATGAATACATCACAATCAGCTCGTAAAAATGATTTACCCGCCTACATCAAAGCATTTCCGTATGTAAACGGTGGCTTATTTCGGGATCAACACGCTGCACCGGTATTCACCCGCAAAAGCCGGCAAATGCTTATTGATTGTGGCCTGTCACTACAATGGCAAGACATAAACCCCGACATTTTTGGTTCGATGATTCAGGCGGTAATTACGCCCGAACACCGTGGCGGATTGGGTATGCACTACACGTCTGTACCCAATATTATGAAAGTCATTGAGCCGTTATTTCTGGACGAACTCAAAGAAGAGTTTGATGCTATTGTACAGACGAGGCGTGCCTTGTCTCCTTACTCCGACAGAGCTAAACTGACTTTCAATGCTTTACTAAAACGCATCTGGAATATAAAAATATTCGATCCTGCTTGCGGAAGCGGCAACTTTTTGATTATTGCCTATAAAGAACTTCGCAAATTAGAAATGCTTATTTTCAAAGAATTAGGCACCTTAGCATTCTCCGAAATAAACCTCGGAAACTTTTATGGTATAGAGTTGGACGACTTTGCTCACGAAGTAGCCACGCTCTCCCTTTGGCTTGCCGAACACCAAATGAACCAGGCTTTTATGCGGGAATTTGGACGCTGCAAACCTGCATTACCACTTCAAGAAACCGGAAATATTGTACATGGAAATGCTTGCCGTATTGATTGGGAAATGGTTTGCCCGAAAAATAAAGGAGATGAAATTTATATATTGGGAAATCCGCCTTATTTGGGAGGAAAAGGGCAATCTATTGAACAGAAAATAGACATAGAAAAAATCTTTAAAGGCGAAAAGAATTTTAAAGAATTAGATTACATCGCTTGTTGGTTTTTGCTTGCTGCGAAATATATCGAAACAAAAAGTAAATTTGCTTTTGTAACTACCAGTTCAATTTGTGAAGGTGCCCAAGTTGAACAAATTTGGCCGTTAATAACAAATATGAATAATGAAATATATTTTGCTTATATTCCATTTAATTGGACAAATAACGCTAAAAACAAAGCAGGTGTTACTTGTTCAATTATTGGTATTCGCAAACTCAGTACCGAAAAAAAATATATTTTCAATAGGTCTATACGAAAAGAAGTTTTAAAAATAAATGGTTATTTGACAAGTGGAGATAATATTTATATTACTAAAAATCTTGAATCAATTTCTCGGTTACCTCCAATGATAACAGGTAACAGTCCATACGAGAATGGCAACTTAATGTTGACTCCTGATGAAAAATTAGATTTACTAACAAATTACCCTAATGCAAAACAATTTATTCGAAAAGTTACTGGAGCAAATGAATACATTAATGGAATCGAAAGGTGGTGTTTGTGGATTGAAGATGAAAAATTACCAATTGCTTTAGATATTCCTCCTGTCTTTAAAAGAATAGAAAATATAAAATTATTCAGAGCAGCAGGTGGCGATGTAGCAAGAGGTCTGTTAAATAGACCTCATAAATTTAGATATACACATACAGCAAAAAAATCAATAATAATTATTCCTATAGTTTCTTCTAGTAGAAGAGAATATATACCCTTGGGGTTTCTTCCAGCAGAATATATAATACTAAGTTCTGCTGCTGCAATATATGACTCAGAACCATATATTTTTTCAATATTAACTTCGAAAATTCATATGAACTGGGTTTATTTAACTTCGGGTAAATTAAGAGGGGATATAAGATACTTATCGGCTTTAAGTTACAATACCTTTCCTTTCCCCCAAATCTCCGACAAACAGAAAAAAGAATTAGAACAACACATTTATAATATTTTAGGAGAACGAGAAAAACACTCTGAAAAAACACTAGCACAACTCTACGACCCCGAAAAAATGCCAGATGGATTGCGTGAAGCTCACCGTCAAAATGATTTAGCGGTTGAGCGTTGTTATCGCAGTCGTCCATTCGATAGCGACGAAGAACGGTTGGAATATTTATTTAAGCTCTATGAGCAAATGATAGAAGAGGAAAAAGAGAAAGGGACGTTGTTTGGAAAGCCTGCTAAATCAACCAAAAAACGTATTTAA
- a CDS encoding ATP-binding protein gives MEKENNSLDYKSLRKAIGKQADLKSLAETCVAFANAQGGKLIIGIENMQSEPPINQKVNIEDVNAVVVKLRSLTDGVGLVNPEIITHANGAEYFVIRVFPSLRTIATTSSGKVFIRISDNSCPVGSDELTNLAAEKSAFQWEIIASQKITLEQIDKDSLKNFIDDIRRSDKVSDFIKNKEIPELLGFYQMIDPDGFVTNLGILWLGTPAQRARLNYPVTVQYIVYNERDEKIRKKEWHYHLHNPKELLQEIEKEAVELTYSTELPDGLFRKTVRQYPKEVVRELLINAIAHKKYTISGDIFIEVYPNRMTITNPGSLPLGITKENILHERHRRNPHLIQTLSDLKLMEGEGSGYDLVYEKLARDAKPLPDIVSEFTKVAVTVYSGVIDTGVISILDYIEKHYQLTQKEYITLGIIATEKKILSTQLATKLQLNQEDKMRSWIGKLIENKVIVAQGIKKGTEYLLNPELFAQARLDIKPSLRTLEPYKLEALIAEDLKYNGASKMSDIQNRNKEITQYDIQKTIYRMEKNGDLLPSGGKRNRTYNLVQKKTNEK, from the coding sequence ATGGAAAAAGAAAATAACAGCCTCGATTATAAAAGTTTGAGAAAAGCAATTGGTAAACAGGCTGATTTAAAATCGCTTGCCGAAACCTGTGTGGCTTTTGCCAATGCACAAGGCGGTAAACTTATCATTGGCATTGAAAATATGCAAAGTGAGCCTCCTATAAACCAAAAAGTAAATATTGAGGATGTGAATGCCGTAGTGGTTAAACTGCGTAGTTTAACTGATGGAGTGGGGTTAGTAAATCCCGAAATAATAACACATGCCAATGGGGCTGAGTATTTTGTGATAAGAGTTTTCCCTTCTTTGCGTACCATTGCCACCACTTCGTCGGGTAAGGTATTTATTCGTATTTCTGACAATAGTTGTCCTGTAGGCAGCGATGAGTTAACTAACTTGGCAGCCGAAAAATCTGCTTTTCAATGGGAAATTATAGCAAGCCAAAAAATAACATTGGAGCAGATTGATAAAGACAGTCTTAAAAACTTTATTGATGATATTAGGCGGTCCGATAAGGTATCCGATTTTATAAAAAACAAAGAGATTCCAGAATTACTTGGTTTCTATCAGATGATTGACCCTGATGGCTTTGTTACAAATTTAGGCATTTTGTGGCTTGGAACGCCTGCACAACGAGCACGCTTAAACTACCCGGTAACTGTTCAATATATTGTTTACAACGAACGGGATGAAAAAATAAGAAAAAAGGAATGGCATTATCATTTGCACAATCCTAAAGAATTGTTGCAGGAAATTGAAAAGGAAGCTGTTGAGCTTACCTATAGCACCGAACTTCCTGATGGATTGTTCCGAAAAACAGTGCGACAATATCCCAAAGAGGTAGTAAGAGAATTGCTGATTAATGCCATTGCCCATAAAAAATATACAATTTCGGGTGATATTTTTATTGAAGTATATCCAAATAGAATGACTATTACCAATCCGGGCAGTTTACCTTTAGGAATAACAAAAGAAAATATATTACACGAACGTCATCGCAGAAATCCACATCTTATTCAAACACTTAGCGATTTGAAACTAATGGAAGGTGAAGGCTCTGGATATGATTTGGTTTATGAGAAATTAGCCCGTGACGCTAAACCTTTACCCGATATTGTGAGCGAATTCACCAAGGTAGCCGTTACGGTTTATTCGGGAGTAATTGACACCGGCGTTATTTCTATTTTAGATTATATTGAAAAACACTACCAACTTACTCAAAAGGAATACATAACGTTGGGTATAATTGCTACTGAGAAAAAAATTCTTTCAACCCAACTTGCAACAAAATTACAACTCAACCAAGAGGATAAAATGCGCTCGTGGATTGGCAAATTGATTGAAAATAAAGTGATTGTAGCCCAAGGTATAAAAAAAGGCACTGAATATCTTCTAAACCCTGAATTATTTGCACAAGCTAGATTGGATATAAAGCCGTCTTTACGCACATTAGAGCCCTATAAACTGGAAGCATTAATTGCTGAGGATTTAAAATATAATGGTGCGAGTAAAATGTCTGATATTCAAAACAGAAATAAGGAGATTACTCAATATGACATTCAAAAAACGATTTATAGAATGGAGAAAAATGGCGATTTATTACCAAGTGGTGGAAAAAGAAATAGAACCTACAATCTTGTTCAAAAAAAAACAAATGAAAAATAA
- a CDS encoding HU family DNA-binding protein — MGIPYKFKEINDNLSNGTQKKSGVHPIIKSREKLNTKALAEYIAGNDPLLRTEMELAITRTFSAIEKALKNGYTVALNDYGAFQLSAQFREDFNPEEPHRAESIEVKSVNFRASTKMKKRIGASGFEKSER; from the coding sequence ATGGGCATACCATATAAATTCAAGGAGATAAACGATAATTTAAGTAATGGCACACAGAAAAAAAGCGGTGTTCACCCCATAATAAAAAGCAGAGAAAAGTTAAACACAAAAGCATTAGCCGAATACATTGCAGGAAACGATCCGCTACTTCGCACTGAAATGGAACTGGCAATAACCAGAACATTTAGTGCTATAGAAAAAGCATTGAAGAACGGTTACACTGTTGCCTTAAACGATTATGGAGCTTTCCAACTCTCTGCACAATTCCGTGAAGATTTTAATCCCGAAGAGCCTCATCGCGCCGAGAGTATTGAGGTGAAGAGTGTGAATTTCCGTGCTTCTACCAAGATGAAGAAGCGGATTGGGGCGAGTGGGTTTGAGAAGAGTGAGCGGTGA
- a CDS encoding VapE domain-containing protein, protein MNVSLYNGGNKGRPTFVENLSIEAVINSFRALKYATLVDNIRNENGDSAKAWEQLPAFTFAASFKGGRTKTNMEQYNGVIQLNSGKLEPEQAIRLRDKAAQEPNTLAAFVTTEGTGIVILSSVSSPDGSIPDSNEEISKFHAHAFSVVSLYYESCLYIDFKKNEHSLLQLTSATYDPELFFNPEAETFLIATKKDFEKKTTKLLRNMEGEPISYDHLPIGEQRDTEIRRAFDRAYSNALNVESFRKENRSQFVYALAYFCCVAGIPEAETAKLALPRCTTEHFTADDLRLTIRIKYKEYEDAAGTDSGLTKVEKETHKLEEFIKRNFMLRRNVILQGIEFRYADHTSHEWTELRDHHLNTIYIRAHKEGINCTLNDVKAMVDSEFTPSYHPFKDFIFVPFTEWDGHDYIADVAATVPTKDPEYFEWCFRKWFVALVASLINDRVINHQILVLIGGKHGMGKSTWPERLLPPEWRKSHFDANVFSNNANATRMKLSTGAILNIDELDTIQRYDQETVKELFTTFNINIRTSPDRPPRNFVRHASFFGTTNHLDILRDYTGSRRYLCHEVTGPINFDFTIDYKQLYAQAWNLILKGFRYYFNSEENSIVEQHNQHYMETDADMELFYEYYRKPEGEEEGIYLSAAKLAEYIKSKTGIAISKKMINKLGKNLKSLGFQWKRINGYTVYHICLKE, encoded by the coding sequence ATGAATGTATCCTTATACAACGGTGGGAACAAAGGACGTCCCACGTTTGTAGAAAACCTCTCTATAGAAGCAGTTATCAACTCGTTCAGAGCGCTGAAGTATGCAACGCTTGTCGATAACATCCGCAATGAGAACGGCGATTCCGCCAAAGCTTGGGAGCAACTCCCCGCCTTTACCTTTGCCGCATCCTTCAAGGGCGGACGAACAAAGACAAATATGGAGCAGTACAACGGAGTAATTCAGCTAAACAGTGGGAAACTGGAACCCGAACAAGCCATTCGCTTACGGGATAAAGCAGCACAAGAGCCCAATACATTGGCAGCATTTGTTACTACAGAAGGTACAGGAATTGTAATTCTATCTTCCGTTTCCAGTCCAGACGGCTCCATACCCGATAGTAATGAGGAGATTAGCAAATTTCACGCTCACGCTTTTTCCGTTGTCAGCTTATATTATGAATCCTGTTTGTACATCGACTTTAAGAAAAACGAACATTCATTATTACAGTTAACCTCAGCCACTTACGACCCTGAGCTATTCTTCAATCCCGAAGCCGAAACATTTCTGATAGCTACAAAGAAGGATTTCGAAAAGAAAACAACGAAGCTACTCCGAAACATGGAGGGAGAACCAATTTCCTATGATCATCTGCCTATTGGCGAACAGCGGGATACCGAAATAAGAAGAGCTTTCGACCGCGCTTACTCAAATGCGCTCAATGTGGAGTCATTCCGGAAAGAGAACAGATCGCAGTTTGTGTACGCTTTGGCATACTTTTGTTGCGTGGCAGGTATTCCTGAAGCAGAAACAGCCAAACTGGCACTTCCACGTTGCACCACCGAACATTTTACTGCCGATGATCTTCGTCTTACCATCCGTATTAAGTACAAGGAGTACGAAGATGCGGCCGGCACTGACAGCGGACTGACAAAAGTGGAGAAAGAAACACACAAGCTCGAAGAGTTTATCAAACGCAACTTCATGCTTCGCCGCAATGTAATACTGCAAGGCATTGAATTTCGTTATGCCGATCATACCAGTCATGAGTGGACCGAGCTTCGCGACCATCACCTCAACACTATTTATATCCGGGCACATAAAGAAGGAATAAACTGCACCCTGAATGATGTAAAAGCAATGGTAGATTCTGAGTTTACCCCCTCCTACCACCCTTTCAAGGATTTTATCTTTGTTCCTTTCACCGAATGGGATGGGCACGACTATATTGCCGATGTGGCAGCCACCGTACCCACCAAAGATCCCGAATATTTTGAATGGTGTTTTCGCAAATGGTTCGTGGCATTAGTTGCTTCATTGATAAACGACCGAGTAATTAACCACCAGATTCTGGTATTGATTGGTGGCAAGCACGGTATGGGAAAATCCACCTGGCCGGAACGCCTCTTACCACCCGAATGGCGAAAAAGTCATTTCGATGCCAATGTGTTTTCCAACAACGCCAATGCCACCCGCATGAAGCTGAGCACTGGTGCCATTCTGAATATCGACGAGCTGGATACCATTCAGCGTTACGATCAGGAAACGGTAAAAGAGTTGTTCACCACGTTCAACATCAACATACGCACCTCGCCGGACCGTCCACCACGCAACTTTGTGCGTCACGCTTCTTTCTTCGGAACAACCAATCACCTGGATATTTTGAGAGATTATACCGGTAGCCGTAGATATTTGTGTCATGAAGTGACCGGCCCCATCAATTTTGATTTCACTATTGATTACAAGCAGCTTTATGCTCAGGCATGGAACCTGATTCTGAAAGGGTTCCGTTACTACTTCAATTCTGAAGAAAACAGCATAGTAGAACAACACAACCAGCACTACATGGAAACTGATGCGGATATGGAGTTGTTCTATGAGTATTATCGCAAACCGGAGGGTGAAGAGGAAGGTATTTATCTTTCTGCTGCGAAACTGGCGGAATATATTAAGAGTAAGACGGGGATTGCTATTAGTAAAAAGATGATAAACAAGCTGGGTAAAAACCTGAAATCACTTGGCTTTCAATGGAAAAGGATAAACGGGTATACAGTTTATCATATCTGTTTAAAAGAGTAA